One region of Limnospira fusiformis SAG 85.79 genomic DNA includes:
- a CDS encoding type II toxin-antitoxin system RelE/ParE family toxin, which yields MGYQVVWSPTAIDDIDAIAAYIARDSVSYAAAVVQRIIEATRNLSKCPLSGGIVQEFGDETVREQFAYTYRIIYRIQGDVVTVVAVVHGKRLLKLDLNTH from the coding sequence ATGGGTTATCAAGTAGTTTGGTCACCGACAGCCATTGATGATATCGATGCGATCGCGGCTTATATTGCGCGAGACTCAGTTTCCTATGCGGCGGCGGTGGTACAGAGAATCATTGAGGCTACCAGAAATCTGAGCAAGTGTCCCCTCTCCGGTGGTATTGTTCAGGAGTTTGGTGACGAAACCGTTAGAGAACAGTTTGCTTACACTTACCGGATTATCTACCGTATTCAGGGAGATGTCGTAACGGTTGTGGCTGTGGTTCACGGTAAGCGATTGTTAAAGCTGGATTTGAATACTCACTAG
- a CDS encoding M61 family metallopeptidase, whose product MTQAIRTPSLEGADSTVATHYLVSMSQPGSHLFEVRFQISRHYGAGPVVDSGVIDLKMPVWTPGSYMVREYARHLQDFQVCDRHDQSLSWSKVSKNTWRVQAGESDSLIVHYRIYANELTVRTNHLDSTHGYFNGAALFFYVPGWENLPIQVAIAPPKGWWVTTSLPSVSGVENTFEATDFDTLVDSPFEIGTHQVYDFEAAGKPHQLAIWGQGNGDVDRLITDCRKIIHEVSNLFSGLPYDRYVFLLHLSSQGYGGLEHKNSCSLNYPRLGLRDRDKYNRFMQLVAHEFFHLWNVKRLRPKELEVFNYESECYTTSLWFCEGATSYYDGWMIYRSGIVEVKDFLNGLSKDISRFLTTPGRFVQPLGESSWDAWIKLYRRDAYSDNNQMSYYLKGELVSFMLELLIRNRHGNRRSLDDVMVLMWEKFGKSEKGYTATELQSAIASVAEMDLDDFFNRYLHGTEELPLNDYLQPFGLVIKPQNNDIVPDLGWRLAAENGKTIVKFVEAGSPAQLAGIDAEDELLAINGFRVSVENISDRLLDFKPGDEVHISFFHQDELRTSEAILRSPRPSAYKITSVEEPTPEQQRNFEGWLGCPYHQLYSTRQNI is encoded by the coding sequence ATGACTCAAGCTATTAGAACCCCCTCCCTAGAGGGCGCTGACTCGACGGTAGCCACCCATTACCTGGTTTCTATGTCTCAACCGGGGTCTCATTTGTTTGAGGTGCGGTTCCAAATCTCTCGACACTATGGCGCGGGTCCGGTGGTGGACTCCGGGGTGATTGATTTGAAAATGCCGGTGTGGACTCCGGGTTCTTATATGGTGCGGGAGTATGCAAGACATTTGCAGGATTTTCAGGTATGCGATCGCCATGATCAATCTCTGTCTTGGTCTAAGGTCAGTAAAAATACATGGCGGGTACAAGCAGGAGAGTCAGACTCGCTCATAGTCCACTACCGTATCTATGCCAATGAGTTGACGGTAAGAACTAACCATTTGGATAGCACCCACGGCTATTTTAATGGGGCGGCTCTGTTCTTTTATGTTCCTGGATGGGAAAATTTGCCGATCCAAGTGGCGATCGCACCTCCAAAGGGTTGGTGGGTTACTACCAGTTTACCGTCCGTTTCAGGGGTCGAAAATACCTTTGAGGCGACGGATTTTGATACCTTGGTTGATAGTCCTTTTGAGATTGGCACCCATCAGGTTTATGATTTTGAAGCGGCTGGAAAACCTCATCAATTGGCAATTTGGGGCCAAGGAAATGGTGATGTCGATCGCTTAATTACAGATTGTCGGAAAATTATTCACGAGGTTAGCAATCTATTTTCGGGTCTTCCCTATGACCGCTATGTGTTTCTATTGCATTTGTCCAGTCAGGGTTATGGAGGACTGGAACATAAAAATTCCTGCTCTCTTAATTATCCTCGGTTAGGATTGCGAGACCGGGATAAGTATAACCGCTTTATGCAGTTGGTAGCTCATGAGTTTTTTCACCTCTGGAATGTTAAGCGCTTACGCCCGAAAGAGTTGGAAGTGTTTAACTATGAATCCGAATGTTATACGACTTCTTTGTGGTTTTGTGAGGGAGCAACTAGCTATTATGATGGCTGGATGATTTACCGATCTGGTATTGTTGAGGTTAAGGATTTTTTGAATGGTTTATCTAAGGATATTTCCCGATTCTTGACGACTCCTGGGCGGTTCGTTCAACCCCTGGGTGAGTCGAGTTGGGATGCTTGGATTAAGTTGTATCGCCGGGATGCTTATAGTGACAACAATCAAATGTCCTACTATTTAAAAGGGGAATTGGTGTCATTTATGCTGGAACTGTTGATCCGTAACCGTCATGGAAATCGGCGATCGCTTGATGATGTGATGGTGCTAATGTGGGAAAAATTCGGGAAATCGGAAAAGGGCTATACGGCGACGGAGTTACAGTCGGCGATCGCTTCGGTGGCAGAAATGGATTTAGACGATTTCTTTAATCGCTATCTTCATGGTACTGAAGAACTGCCTTTAAATGATTATTTACAACCCTTTGGGTTAGTAATTAAACCTCAAAATAATGATATTGTTCCTGATTTGGGTTGGCGACTGGCGGCGGAAAATGGAAAGACAATAGTTAAATTTGTGGAAGCAGGAAGTCCAGCACAATTAGCGGGAATTGATGCTGAGGATGAATTATTAGCTATCAATGGTTTTCGGGTGAGCGTTGAAAACATTAGCGATCGCTTGCTAGACTTTAAACCAGGAGATGAAGTCCATATAAGTTTCTTCCATCAAGACGAATTGCGAACCTCTGAAGCTATACTGCGATCGCCCCGTCCTAGTGCTTATAAAATTACCTCTGTTGAAGAACCCACCCCGGAACAGCAGCGCAATTTTGAGGGATGGTTAGGCTGCCCCTATCACCAATTGTATAGCACAAGACAGAACATTTAG
- a CDS encoding Crp/Fnr family transcriptional regulator, whose translation MQTEAFSELFPLFKGANPETLEWLLSVAVKHEYPANRAIVMEDAWGNAVYFIVSGWVKVRRLSGDNVVTLAILGRGDFFGEMAILDESPRSNDVIALSSVRLISVSAQRFIQTLFKDPQLHHRMLQLMVRRLRQTNQRYQIRHRPPAVKLANTLVELAENYGQLTEKGADIFNIPEQDLAHVTDISLEETSKIMEKLNSKGWINIDTERQVIHLINLKHLNQLANQ comes from the coding sequence ATGCAGACTGAGGCTTTTAGTGAGCTTTTTCCTCTTTTTAAAGGGGCAAACCCAGAAACTCTGGAATGGTTGTTGTCGGTGGCTGTGAAGCACGAGTATCCAGCTAATCGCGCGATCGTGATGGAGGATGCTTGGGGAAATGCAGTTTATTTCATCGTTTCCGGGTGGGTCAAGGTACGGCGACTGTCGGGCGATAATGTAGTCACCCTGGCTATTTTGGGGCGAGGTGATTTTTTTGGCGAAATGGCGATTCTCGATGAGTCTCCCCGATCCAATGATGTGATTGCTTTGTCCTCTGTACGATTGATTAGTGTCTCGGCTCAACGATTTATTCAAACGCTGTTTAAAGACCCACAACTCCATCATCGAATGTTGCAACTGATGGTGCGACGTTTGCGCCAAACTAACCAGCGTTATCAGATCCGACACCGCCCTCCGGCGGTTAAGCTGGCTAATACTTTGGTGGAGTTGGCGGAAAATTATGGCCAGTTGACAGAAAAAGGGGCTGATATTTTTAACATTCCTGAACAAGATTTGGCTCATGTTACTGATATCAGTCTGGAAGAGACTAGCAAAATTATGGAAAAACTCAATAGCAAGGGTTGGATTAATATTGATACGGAACGTCAGGTGATCCATTTGATTAACCTCAAGCACCTTAATCAATTGGCTAATCAGTAG